The following proteins come from a genomic window of Companilactobacillus pabuli:
- a CDS encoding metal ABC transporter solute-binding protein: MFFKKKKFIGIILGLIFIVVLSGCTNKKTSTSSDKLNIVTTTDFYGEVAKKIVGNKGSVTSIISNPAVDPHDFEPTTKTAQIVSKANVTVANGLGYDSWMNKLDKQDGTYIKIGEDIMNKKTGDNPHIWYNPQTMPKYAQYLANELSKQQPKNKKYFQQNAKKYIASLKPVKNELAKLKTASQKVTNKEVYVSEPVFDYSIKATGFKVGNKEFEKAVENGTDPTPQTIKTMQDNIKAKKIAFFVLNTQTDSKLVNNLVDLAKKNDIPVLKVTETLPKDKTYTEWMLSQYQAMNKILQGEK; this comes from the coding sequence ATGTTTTTTAAAAAGAAAAAATTTATTGGAATTATTTTAGGGTTAATTTTTATCGTAGTTTTATCAGGATGTACGAATAAAAAAACTAGTACTTCCTCAGACAAACTAAACATTGTCACAACGACTGATTTTTATGGTGAAGTAGCTAAGAAGATTGTTGGTAACAAGGGAAGTGTTACTTCAATTATTAGTAATCCCGCCGTTGATCCCCATGATTTTGAACCAACGACTAAAACCGCTCAAATTGTTAGTAAGGCCAATGTTACGGTTGCTAATGGTTTGGGATACGATTCATGGATGAATAAATTGGACAAGCAAGACGGAACTTATATCAAAATCGGTGAGGATATCATGAACAAAAAGACCGGTGATAACCCTCATATTTGGTACAATCCGCAAACGATGCCAAAATATGCGCAATATTTGGCCAATGAATTATCTAAGCAACAACCCAAGAATAAAAAGTATTTTCAACAAAACGCTAAAAAATACATAGCCTCATTGAAACCTGTGAAAAATGAGTTAGCAAAACTCAAGACAGCTTCGCAAAAGGTAACTAATAAAGAAGTTTATGTCAGTGAACCAGTTTTTGATTACTCAATTAAAGCAACTGGCTTCAAGGTAGGTAATAAAGAATTTGAAAAGGCCGTTGAAAATGGGACTGATCCAACTCCTCAAACTATTAAAACAATGCAGGATAATATCAAAGCTAAAAAGATTGCCTTCTTTGTTTTAAATACTCAAACAGACAGCAAGCTTGTTAATAATTTGGTTGATTTAGCAAAGAAAAATGATATTCCAGTTCTCAAAGTTACGGAAACATTGCCAAAAGATAAGACTTACACTGAGTGGATGTTGTCACAATATCAAGCAATGAATAAAATTTTACAAGGTGAAAAATAA
- a CDS encoding sensor histidine kinase → MTEKKSLTYQELINNAIRKLVIIITLAISALILAVVGVQQYSQTVHEARGQMMSLYFSNIDDVPGFIQWSNQNNRHTKQNTVIRVKTKKSSITAASDRAGQQIMTTSASKKFINQHKFSIFPGQHIVFVQNFGFFLFYQKKDDDTTYQLWTSLSRLINSLILLLILISIIVFVTLGFGTWWAQRLAEKLSAPTIDLVNETRSTTKDPDFDQPKLTVPTSPQEIKELGDAFNELLDTQNKRLQRERDFVSNASHELRTPIAAVRGNLNLIKRHGDKHPEVIPESLGYIDEESLRMQHLIENLLHLSRADRAELVLEKINLSEITNGIGQQYKKTIAQELNLDIQSDIHILGNVDALKQVMVALLDNANKYSPDNTPIRLSLKQNGSKVDLSVADQGIGIPDDQKQLIFQRFYRVDTSHSTEIKGSGLGLSIVSQLVKLNNGLIKVLDNQPHGSIFKIEFDADK, encoded by the coding sequence ATGACAGAAAAAAAGTCCCTGACTTATCAAGAACTGATTAACAATGCAATTCGTAAATTAGTTATTATCATCACGTTAGCAATCAGTGCTTTAATTTTGGCAGTGGTTGGTGTGCAACAATATTCGCAAACCGTCCATGAAGCACGCGGACAAATGATGAGTTTGTATTTTTCCAATATTGATGACGTTCCCGGTTTTATTCAATGGAGCAATCAAAATAATCGCCACACAAAACAAAATACGGTTATTCGAGTCAAGACAAAGAAATCATCTATCACGGCAGCTTCTGATCGAGCTGGTCAACAAATTATGACGACTTCAGCTTCTAAGAAATTCATCAATCAGCATAAATTCAGTATTTTTCCTGGACAACACATTGTTTTCGTTCAAAATTTTGGTTTCTTCTTGTTCTATCAAAAAAAGGATGATGATACGACCTATCAACTGTGGACCAGCCTATCCCGCTTAATCAACAGCTTAATCTTGTTATTGATTTTAATTAGTATCATCGTTTTCGTTACCTTAGGATTTGGAACTTGGTGGGCCCAACGTTTAGCGGAAAAGCTCAGTGCGCCAACTATTGATCTGGTTAATGAAACACGCAGTACAACTAAAGATCCTGATTTTGATCAACCTAAACTGACAGTTCCAACCAGTCCTCAAGAAATCAAGGAATTGGGTGACGCCTTTAACGAATTACTTGATACTCAAAACAAACGGCTACAACGAGAAAGGGATTTTGTTTCTAATGCATCGCACGAATTGAGAACCCCTATTGCAGCTGTGCGTGGCAATTTGAATTTAATCAAACGCCATGGTGACAAGCATCCCGAAGTGATTCCCGAATCCCTAGGTTATATCGATGAAGAATCCTTAAGAATGCAACACTTGATTGAAAACCTACTCCACCTATCCCGAGCCGATCGAGCAGAATTAGTTCTGGAAAAGATTAATTTATCAGAAATCACTAACGGCATTGGCCAACAATATAAGAAGACAATCGCTCAAGAACTAAACTTAGATATTCAATCTGACATACATATTTTGGGTAATGTCGATGCTTTAAAACAAGTTATGGTAGCTTTATTAGATAATGCTAATAAATACTCACCAGATAACACTCCAATCAGATTGTCACTTAAACAAAATGGCTCAAAAGTAGATTTATCAGTGGCTGACCAGGGTATTGGTATTCCTGATGACCAAAAGCAACTCATTTTCCAAAGATTTTACCGAGTCGACACTTCTCATTCGACCGAAATCAAAGGTAGTGGTTTAGGATTATCAATTGTTTCACAATTAGTTAAGTTGAATAACGGCTTAATTAAGGTTCTTGATAATCAACCACATGGTTCTATTTTTAAAATTGAGTTTGATGCGGATAAATAA
- a CDS encoding Fur family transcriptional regulator, with the protein MASNAVMEETLQVLKDHKLRVTPQRHIILAYLVSHHNHPTVETIRDGLSKDLPNIGASTIYNTLNTFVDHHLVVELQNGDGSTHYDYFGTPHYHAICTNCGRIVDVTYPGFSDTEKNLEEKTAEISGYMISGNHMEVYGLCPECQIKLGIKKND; encoded by the coding sequence ATGGCTAGTAATGCTGTAATGGAAGAAACACTACAAGTCCTAAAAGATCATAAGCTCAGAGTTACTCCACAGCGGCACATTATTTTGGCATACTTAGTTAGTCATCATAATCATCCTACCGTTGAAACGATTCGCGATGGACTCAGTAAAGATTTACCTAATATTGGGGCATCTACGATTTATAATACGCTGAACACTTTTGTTGACCACCATTTAGTCGTCGAATTACAAAACGGAGATGGCAGTACCCACTATGATTACTTCGGTACACCCCACTATCACGCTATTTGTACAAATTGTGGACGGATTGTAGACGTTACGTATCCTGGATTTAGCGATACCGAAAAGAACCTTGAAGAAAAAACTGCCGAGATTTCCGGTTATATGATTTCTGGTAATCATATGGAAGTTTATGGTTTATGCCCTGAATGTCAGATAAAGTTAGGAATTAAGAAAAATGACTAA
- a CDS encoding metal ABC transporter ATP-binding protein, with protein MIEAKNLTKRFGNQLVFQDVNFKINQGDFLSLIGPNGSGKTTLVKILMGLEPKTSGELKFDHKQTIGYVPQFRNIDNDYPLSIEAFIRLNLKFTLSSTKRRENDRLIQEILEKTGLTDLKDRPLGLASGGEKQKAYLAQALLNNPKILILDESTASLDVEVKMQLMDLVAELNKKYQLTVIFITHDYELTKKYTTKALFFQDKTLKEIPISRISEKMFEMEG; from the coding sequence TTGATTGAAGCGAAAAATTTAACTAAGCGTTTTGGAAATCAATTAGTTTTTCAAGATGTTAATTTTAAAATAAATCAGGGCGACTTTTTAAGCCTAATTGGACCTAATGGATCTGGGAAAACCACTTTGGTCAAAATACTAATGGGGTTAGAACCAAAAACTAGTGGTGAATTAAAATTCGATCATAAGCAAACAATCGGTTATGTTCCACAATTTCGAAATATCGATAACGATTATCCATTAAGTATTGAAGCCTTCATACGACTCAATTTGAAATTCACGCTCAGTTCAACAAAACGTCGTGAAAATGATCGACTGATTCAAGAGATTTTGGAGAAAACTGGATTGACTGATTTGAAGGATCGTCCTCTAGGATTAGCCTCTGGTGGTGAAAAGCAAAAAGCTTATTTGGCACAAGCATTGCTGAATAATCCTAAAATTCTAATTCTTGATGAATCGACTGCTAGTTTGGATGTTGAAGTAAAAATGCAGTTGATGGATTTAGTTGCCGAATTAAATAAGAAGTATCAACTGACGGTTATTTTCATTACACACGACTATGAATTGACAAAAAAATATACGACTAAAGCACTTTTCTTCCAGGATAAAACTTTGAAAGAAATTCCTATCAGCCGTATTTCAGAAAAAATGTTTGAGATGGAGGGTTAA
- a CDS encoding metal ABC transporter permease has translation MFEYEFMRQAFIASTFIAITAGIVGVFVVSRNMSFLSHTLSEIGFAGASFGILIGISPLAGMILFTIISSIAVGSLSSESSRREASISAISSLFIGLGILFLSLSSESSSYATNILFGSIVGISAKEVQQLVILAVVVIAIFIIFYKPLSFDSFDHIGARAAGLKTRLLSIAFLVTLALSVSIGAQIVGSLLVFVLLTLPGATAKYLVHTIPKLLMVSVGLSLAGVWLGLYLAFITNWPVTFFISSFEVLAYFCGLTYKNWKLNH, from the coding sequence ATGTTTGAATATGAATTTATGCGCCAAGCCTTTATTGCTAGTACTTTCATAGCTATTACGGCTGGTATCGTTGGTGTTTTCGTTGTTTCTAGAAACATGTCCTTTCTCTCACATACTTTGTCAGAAATCGGTTTTGCTGGGGCATCATTTGGAATTCTGATTGGAATTTCTCCCTTAGCTGGGATGATTCTTTTCACGATTATTAGTTCAATAGCAGTTGGTAGTTTAAGTTCAGAAAGCTCGAGAAGAGAAGCTTCGATTAGTGCTATTTCTTCGTTATTCATTGGTTTAGGAATTCTTTTCTTATCACTGTCTTCAGAATCAAGTAGTTATGCGACGAATATCTTATTTGGTAGCATTGTTGGTATCAGCGCCAAAGAAGTTCAACAATTAGTGATTTTGGCAGTGGTAGTAATTGCTATTTTCATAATTTTTTACAAGCCGTTATCATTTGATTCCTTCGACCATATCGGTGCTCGTGCAGCCGGTTTGAAGACTCGTTTATTGTCGATTGCTTTCTTAGTGACCTTAGCTTTGAGTGTTAGTATTGGTGCTCAAATCGTTGGATCGCTGTTAGTCTTCGTGTTGTTGACGTTGCCTGGTGCCACAGCTAAGTATTTAGTTCATACGATTCCTAAGTTGTTGATGGTTTCAGTTGGATTATCGTTAGCTGGTGTTTGGTTAGGTTTGTATTTAGCCTTTATTACCAACTGGCCAGTTACTTTCTTCATTTCTAGTTTTGAAGTTTTAGCCTACTTCTGTGGTTTGACTTATAAAAATTGGAAATTAAATCATTAA
- a CDS encoding response regulator transcription factor, with protein sequence MKNTILIVEDERSLSSYVSKELQFEDFDVIIANDGIEALDLYEKHQNDLLLILLDWMLPKLDGMEVLRRIRKHDQVPVIVMTARDYVGDKVAGLDNGADDYITKPFEIEELLARVRVIKRRAQNMSEPDQTYQIADLTLNTKSHQVTRNNENVQLTRREYDLLLFFLQNIGKVFTRDELLDNVWGEDFLGQQNVVDVYVGYLRSKVDGKNDKPLIQTIRGVGYSLEDVNK encoded by the coding sequence ATGAAAAATACAATTTTAATTGTCGAAGATGAACGCAGTCTTTCCAGTTATGTTAGTAAAGAGCTCCAATTTGAGGATTTTGATGTCATCATAGCCAATGATGGAATTGAAGCTTTGGACCTTTATGAAAAACATCAAAATGATTTGTTGTTGATTTTGTTGGATTGGATGTTGCCCAAATTAGACGGTATGGAAGTTTTGCGTCGAATTAGAAAACACGATCAAGTCCCTGTAATCGTCATGACAGCTAGAGATTACGTTGGGGATAAAGTTGCAGGATTAGACAATGGCGCTGACGACTACATCACTAAGCCCTTTGAAATTGAGGAATTATTAGCTCGAGTCCGAGTCATTAAACGGCGTGCGCAAAACATGTCTGAGCCCGATCAAACTTATCAAATTGCTGATTTAACTTTAAACACTAAATCACACCAAGTTACTCGTAATAACGAAAATGTGCAATTAACTCGTCGCGAATATGATTTATTGTTGTTCTTCCTACAAAATATCGGCAAAGTCTTTACCCGTGATGAATTGCTCGACAACGTTTGGGGCGAAGATTTTCTCGGTCAACAAAACGTTGTCGATGTCTATGTAGGCTATTTACGAAGCAAAGTTGACGGCAAAAATGACAAACCGTTGATTCAAACAATTCGTGGTGTTGGCTATTCTCTTGAGGATGTTAATAAATGA
- a CDS encoding AMP-binding protein produces MSELTERLQQQLIAGATRPLMQDANQHWYTGSELNLEKNVWKNYWKNKGIGHNDIVLVSLTNSVTYSLVIQSLWEIGSIVQTLNPAATEIQISELEDQYHYSAIIFDSDVKELKFLNDIFTNQPRLTTLHESEVQIFVRNKHIAHVAETPEDDQIALIMHTSGTTGKPKRVGLTHKQLLAGAFNVIDSEELTDQDSTFILMPMFHINAMVISNLATRLSHGQLLFRPKFSAHLFWKEVSSEKVTWVSLTPAIIAILLQRDEQPAHTNLRFLRTASAPLLPSIHAQFKQRFDIPLIESYGMTEAASQIAQNPLEKPVQKTVGKVVGTEIKIFDNNYHEVGKNKIGQIALKGDSVITHYLDPQPEAFHDGWLPTGDLGSLDENDYLHIAGRSKEMIIRGGENVNPLAVEDCLHNLKFIREVAVVGTPDLIYGETVTAVIVPKKLSHDHRHQLALLNELANEQLLPVERPTKYIFSTELPKNATGKIQRTLLAQEVVQQQKEA; encoded by the coding sequence ATGTCAGAACTTACTGAAAGATTACAACAACAATTAATTGCTGGCGCTACTCGTCCTTTAATGCAAGATGCAAATCAGCATTGGTACACCGGCAGTGAACTTAACTTAGAAAAAAACGTATGGAAAAATTATTGGAAAAATAAAGGTATCGGTCACAACGATATCGTTTTAGTTAGCTTAACAAATTCAGTTACTTATTCTTTGGTCATTCAAAGCCTTTGGGAAATTGGTAGTATCGTACAAACCCTGAATCCCGCTGCTACTGAAATTCAAATCAGTGAACTTGAAGATCAATATCATTATTCAGCTATTATTTTTGATTCAGATGTTAAAGAATTAAAATTTTTAAATGATATTTTTACTAACCAACCTCGTTTGACAACTTTGCACGAATCAGAAGTACAAATCTTCGTTCGTAACAAGCATATCGCTCATGTAGCAGAAACACCGGAAGATGACCAAATTGCTTTGATCATGCATACATCTGGTACTACGGGTAAACCTAAACGAGTTGGTTTAACTCACAAACAACTTTTGGCCGGAGCCTTTAATGTCATCGATAGTGAAGAACTAACGGATCAAGATAGCACTTTTATCTTAATGCCAATGTTTCATATCAATGCCATGGTTATTTCTAATCTGGCTACTCGTCTATCTCACGGACAATTATTATTCCGTCCCAAATTTAGTGCTCATCTTTTCTGGAAGGAAGTTAGTAGTGAAAAGGTAACTTGGGTGTCATTAACACCAGCTATCATCGCCATCTTATTGCAACGTGATGAACAACCAGCTCACACTAACTTGCGATTTCTCCGGACTGCTTCAGCCCCTCTCCTCCCAAGCATCCACGCACAATTTAAACAACGCTTCGATATTCCATTAATTGAAAGTTATGGTATGACTGAAGCCGCTAGTCAAATTGCCCAAAATCCACTCGAAAAACCAGTTCAAAAAACAGTCGGCAAAGTAGTTGGTACAGAAATTAAAATTTTTGATAACAACTATCACGAAGTTGGAAAAAATAAAATCGGACAAATTGCTTTAAAGGGTGACAGCGTCATTACTCATTATTTGGACCCTCAACCTGAAGCCTTTCACGATGGCTGGTTGCCGACGGGTGATCTTGGTTCACTAGACGAGAATGATTACTTGCACATTGCTGGTCGTAGCAAAGAAATGATCATTCGCGGTGGTGAAAATGTTAATCCACTAGCCGTCGAAGATTGCTTGCACAACTTGAAATTTATCCGTGAAGTAGCCGTCGTTGGTACTCCCGATTTAATTTATGGTGAAACTGTCACCGCCGTTATTGTTCCTAAAAAACTCAGTCATGATCATCGCCACCAATTAGCGTTGTTGAACGAATTAGCAAATGAGCAATTATTACCTGTTGAACGTCCTACAAAATACATTTTTAGTACTGAATTGCCTAAAAATGCGACGGGAAAAATTCAACGTACACTTCTAGCTCAAGAAGTGGTTCAACAACAAAAGGAGGCCTAA
- the arsC gene encoding arsenate reductase (thioredoxin), which translates to MTKSIYFLCSGNACRSQIAEGYAKQYLPNWDVQSAGVRVDGLNPWAVKTMAEDGVDISQQYSKLIDQDFLDQATVVVTLCGEARDKCIIPQSTRWLHWPINDPALATGNDEEIAAAFRDSREDIKQRIIQLAAYVKKQSK; encoded by the coding sequence ATGACTAAGAGTATTTATTTTTTGTGTAGTGGCAACGCTTGTCGTAGTCAAATTGCTGAAGGATACGCTAAACAATATTTACCCAATTGGGACGTCCAAAGTGCCGGTGTGAGAGTCGATGGGTTGAATCCTTGGGCTGTCAAAACTATGGCTGAAGATGGGGTTGATATTTCACAACAATATTCCAAATTGATTGATCAAGATTTTCTTGACCAAGCTACTGTTGTCGTAACCCTTTGTGGTGAAGCTCGTGATAAATGTATCATCCCTCAAAGCACTCGCTGGTTGCATTGGCCTATCAATGATCCCGCTCTGGCAACCGGTAATGATGAAGAAATTGCAGCCGCTTTTAGAGATTCACGAGAAGATATCAAACAACGAATTATTCAATTAGCTGCATACGTAAAAAAGCAATCTAAGTAA
- a CDS encoding Fur family transcriptional regulator produces MEKAIEVLKKNHYKVTKQRKDLLEFLSKFTVQYVSINDIADYMRSLYPGVSNNTIYRNLKEFEEIGLVESQEKDKTLVKYQCDFEHRHHHHFVCKNCGKVTELKACPIEFFTNQLPGYTVEGHALEVYGLCADCTKKLKAE; encoded by the coding sequence GTGGAAAAAGCAATTGAGGTTTTGAAAAAGAACCATTATAAAGTAACCAAACAGCGCAAAGATCTATTAGAATTTCTCAGTAAATTTACCGTTCAATACGTATCAATCAATGATATTGCTGATTACATGCGTTCTTTGTACCCGGGAGTAAGTAATAATACGATTTATCGTAATTTAAAAGAATTTGAAGAAATTGGCTTGGTTGAATCTCAAGAAAAAGATAAGACTTTGGTGAAGTATCAATGTGATTTTGAACATCGTCATCATCATCATTTTGTCTGCAAGAACTGCGGTAAAGTTACTGAATTAAAGGCTTGTCCAATTGAATTTTTTACCAATCAATTGCCAGGCTATACAGTCGAAGGACACGCTTTGGAAGTGTATGGACTTTGTGCTGACTGTACAAAAAAATTAAAGGCTGAATAA